Proteins from a genomic interval of Pecten maximus chromosome 13, xPecMax1.1, whole genome shotgun sequence:
- the LOC117340675 gene encoding monocarboxylate transporter 12-like, which translates to MNRNINLNISSSDEEVKNAKNVSCRRWFVLASGYFVMFLITGFAFNVSILIPELLHTFERSKAETALVQAITAGMTYAAGLGFSATFISATTSIGEYFNGKSKLMALAFLSFGSGCGGIVIPFILNALMDEFGWRGSLLIMGGLMAHMVCLFAVCKPVSIGISQNKESNSEENSKQGSFSFTYSLKSLVANKVYILLVIAMCFTLPVVISSKIFILDFLMTQGFNSDAQMKLYLCLQMGTALGGMVPGLLKKYIPHTSVLSIPAFFTIVGTTVYAFLPTAETYAHHALLLVCLGLTLGVGITTVSMTTMKLVGLQSYTVGLGILMTLIGISNSIGGPIAA; encoded by the exons ATGAATCGCAATATTAACTTGAATATTTCTAGTTCTGATGAAGAAGTCAAGAATGCAAAGAATGTGTCATGCCGGAGATGGTTTGTACTGGCGTCGGGATATTTCGTCATGTTTCTTATTACTGGTTTTgccttcaatgtgtccatccTCATTCCCGAACTTCTTCATACATTTGAGAGGAGCAAAGCAGAGACAGCTTTGGTTCAAGCAATCACGGCGGGAATGACTTATGCAGCAG GACTTGGCTTTTCTGCGACTTTTATCTCCGCAACAACGAGTATCGGAGAGTACTTTAATGGGAAATCTAAGCTAATGGCGTTAGCATTCCTTTCATTTGGATCAGGATGCGGAGGCATAGTTATTCCCTTCATCCTTAACGCTCTCATGGACGAGTTTGGCTGGAGAGGCAGTTTACTTATTATGGGTGGACTAATGGCACACATGGTGTGCTTATTTGCTGTTTGCAAGCCAGTATCTATCGGCATTTCACAAAATAAAGAAAGCAACTCTGAAGAGAACTCCAAACAAGGCAGTTTTAGTTTTACGTATTCGCTTAAATCACTTGTCGCCAATAAGGTTTATATCCTACTCGTAATAGCCATGTGCTTTACACTTCCGGTGGTCATCTCGTCAAAGATATTCATCCTCGATTTCTTGATGACACAAGGTTTTAACTCTGATGCTCAGATGAAACTCTATCTATGTCTGCAAATGGGAACAGCATTAGGTGGAATGGTACCAGGGTTATTAAAAAAGTATATACCTCACACCAGCGTTCTTTCTATCCCTGCATTTTTTACAATCGTCGGCACAACAGTGTATGCTTTCCTTCCTACTGCAGAAACGTATGCCCATCACGCGTTACTCCTAGTCTGCCTTGGGTTGACATTAGGAGTCGGTATCACCACTGTGTCAATGACGACAATGAAACTCGTTGGACTGCAAAGCTACACTGTTGGACTTGGAATCCTGATGACGCTCATTGGTATCAGTAACAGTATTGGTGGACCAATAGCAG CCTGA